In the genome of Hyphobacterium sp. CCMP332, one region contains:
- a CDS encoding nitrous oxide reductase accessory protein NosL — MINKIAFHLFLAVILLMPFSCSNDPEPIIYGEDACDFCRMSIVDQQHAAQLVTEKGKNYKYDAIECMMNDYKDWTKVRPELFLVNDYLNPGKLIDAKKAQFLISESIPSPMGEFLSAFGSKEELEEVPYEKGKAMNWLELQKHFEIK; from the coding sequence ATGATAAATAAAATTGCATTTCATCTTTTCCTGGCTGTCATCTTACTAATGCCTTTTTCATGTAGCAATGATCCCGAGCCTATCATTTACGGTGAAGATGCCTGTGATTTTTGCAGAATGTCAATAGTTGATCAACAACATGCCGCCCAATTGGTAACTGAGAAAGGTAAAAACTATAAATACGATGCCATTGAATGTATGATGAATGATTACAAGGATTGGACCAAGGTCCGGCCCGAACTTTTCCTTGTAAATGATTACCTAAATCCAGGGAAATTAATAGATGCGAAAAAGGCTCAATTTCTGATTTCTGAAAGTATTCCCAGCCCAATGGGCGAATTTCTTAGTGCATTTGGTTCTAAAGAAGAACTTGAGGAAGTACCTTATGAAAAAGGAAAAGCAATGAATTGGCTCGAACTCCAAAAACATTTTGAGATAAAATAA
- a CDS encoding c-type cytochrome → MKKYIISALSIASIIFLASCGGGKSEIEKIREQTMKEPVAEENSDVPASERITLDNKGVGRIKNVTLAETIDQEMVERGMALFETNCSACHKVDKRFIGPSPKGIMKRRSPEWIMNMILDPQMMVEQDRCAKDLLVEFNGAAMANQNMTEEQARDILEYFRTL, encoded by the coding sequence ATGAAAAAATATATTATTTCAGCTTTATCAATTGCTTCAATCATTTTTCTGGCTTCCTGTGGTGGAGGCAAAAGTGAGATTGAAAAGATAAGAGAACAAACTATGAAAGAACCCGTCGCTGAAGAAAACAGCGATGTGCCTGCTAGTGAGCGTATCACTCTGGACAATAAGGGTGTAGGAAGAATCAAGAATGTCACGCTTGCGGAAACCATTGATCAGGAAATGGTTGAACGCGGTATGGCCCTCTTTGAAACCAATTGTAGCGCCTGCCATAAAGTAGATAAGCGTTTTATCGGCCCTTCACCGAAAGGAATTATGAAAAGAAGAAGTCCGGAATGGATTATGAATATGATACTCGACCCTCAGATGATGGTTGAGCAGGACAGATGTGCCAAAGATCTTTTAGTCGAATTTAATGGAGCCGCTATGGCCAACCAAAACATGACTGAAGAACAGGCTCGTGACATTTTGGAATACTTCAGAACCCTTTAA
- a CDS encoding ABC transporter ATP-binding protein — protein sequence MIQVKELSKSFAKLKVLDEVSLNIDKGGIYAILGPNGSGKTTFLKILLGMVLPDKGQIFYQDENVLKSHKYRSNLGYLPQIARFPDNLAVNEIISMIADVRNVASNPEPLIELFDLKDFMDKKLGNLSGGTRQKVNIVLTFMFDSPVLVLDEPTAGLDPVSLIKLKDLIYQEKSKGKVILITSHIMSLVEELADEIFFLLEGNIYFNGTIAELRSRTNTEDLEHAIASILRK from the coding sequence ATGATACAGGTCAAAGAGCTGAGTAAATCATTTGCAAAACTTAAGGTGCTGGATGAGGTGAGCCTAAATATCGATAAAGGGGGAATCTATGCCATTCTAGGGCCAAATGGCTCGGGTAAAACTACATTTCTCAAGATATTGCTTGGCATGGTATTGCCTGATAAAGGCCAGATTTTTTATCAGGATGAAAATGTATTGAAATCACATAAATACCGTAGTAATCTGGGCTATTTGCCTCAGATTGCTCGTTTCCCTGATAATTTAGCGGTTAATGAAATCATATCCATGATTGCCGATGTGAGAAATGTAGCTTCAAATCCAGAGCCACTGATCGAATTATTCGATCTGAAGGATTTTATGGATAAGAAATTAGGCAACCTTTCGGGAGGCACAAGACAAAAGGTGAATATTGTTCTCACTTTCATGTTCGACTCTCCCGTCCTTGTATTGGATGAACCTACAGCGGGCCTCGATCCGGTTTCATTGATCAAACTTAAAGATTTGATCTATCAGGAAAAATCAAAAGGCAAGGTCATTTTAATAACCTCGCACATTATGAGTTTGGTTGAAGAACTGGCAGATGAAATATTTTTCTTGCTGGAAGGAAATATTTATTTCAACGGAACGATTGCTGAATTGAGATCAAGGACAAATACCGAGGATTTAGAACACGCAATAGCAAGCATATTAAGGAAATGA
- a CDS encoding nitrous oxide reductase family maturation protein NosD, with translation MRSRSIPFTILLFLCIINFNYAENLLVCGDCQLNDLQKAIEKSQNGDSITVRPGVYTCVDLNITKRISLFGEKGTVLDGKKQSYVLRIMADSITVSGFEIVNSGRSYTKDYAAIYVHRSNGFVLSNNVIRNSFFAMLIEKSKNGIINENKVLGTATREDQSGNGIHLWDCENVLIANNEVTGMRDGIYLEFVDSSRIFNNYSHHNVRYGLHFMFSNHDEYRENTFEKNGAGVAVMFSKWIRMLDNLFINNWGSASYGLLLKEIYDGEVLGNKFDKNTIAIYVDGSSRVNYSNNLFRQNGWAIKVSGGCYTNIFESNDFIGNSFGISYNSMLNDNTFNGNYWSDYSGYDLNRDGVGDVPYRPVKLFSYITNKTPEAIVLMRSLFVDIINFSEKVSPVFTPDALIDNSPSMNPFQ, from the coding sequence ATGAGATCAAGGTCAATTCCGTTTACAATTCTTCTTTTTTTATGCATCATAAATTTTAATTATGCTGAAAATTTATTGGTGTGTGGGGATTGTCAACTGAATGATCTTCAAAAAGCCATAGAAAAATCCCAAAATGGAGATAGTATAACCGTTCGACCGGGAGTTTATACCTGTGTGGACTTAAACATTACAAAAAGAATTTCACTTTTTGGCGAAAAAGGAACAGTACTGGATGGCAAAAAGCAATCTTATGTATTGCGAATTATGGCAGACAGCATAACTGTCTCAGGTTTCGAAATTGTCAATTCCGGAAGAAGTTATACCAAGGACTACGCCGCCATCTATGTACACAGGTCCAATGGTTTTGTGCTTTCGAATAATGTTATTCGAAATTCATTTTTCGCCATGCTGATAGAAAAATCAAAAAATGGCATTATAAATGAAAACAAAGTTTTGGGTACGGCTACAAGGGAAGATCAGTCGGGGAATGGCATTCATTTATGGGATTGTGAAAATGTGTTAATTGCCAATAATGAAGTTACCGGTATGAGAGATGGGATTTATCTGGAATTCGTAGATAGCAGTAGAATTTTTAATAATTACAGTCACCACAATGTGCGCTACGGGCTACATTTCATGTTTTCCAATCATGACGAATACAGAGAAAATACCTTTGAAAAAAATGGCGCTGGCGTGGCAGTCATGTTTTCCAAATGGATCAGAATGTTGGATAATTTATTTATCAATAATTGGGGCAGCGCCTCCTATGGATTACTCCTGAAGGAAATCTACGACGGAGAAGTCCTGGGAAATAAATTTGATAAAAATACCATTGCTATTTATGTGGATGGCTCTTCCAGGGTGAACTATTCCAATAATCTTTTCAGGCAAAATGGTTGGGCTATCAAAGTATCCGGTGGCTGTTATACCAACATTTTCGAATCAAATGACTTCATCGGAAACTCCTTTGGCATATCCTACAATTCCATGTTAAACGACAATACATTCAATGGCAATTACTGGAGCGATTACTCGGGCTATGATTTGAATAGGGATGGCGTGGGCGATGTACCTTACAGGCCGGTCAAATTATTTTCTTATATCACCAACAAAACCCCCGAGGCGATTGTACTCATGAGAAGTCTTTTCGTGGATATTATTAATTTTTCTGAAAAGGTATCTCCTGTTTTTACACCGGATGCCTTGATCGATAATTCACCATCAATGAATCCATTCCAATGA
- a CDS encoding tryptophan-rich sensory protein has translation MLYKILLFLILNFMGLAIGAKFTGSGVSSDWYQDLNKAPWTPPGWVFGAAWTTIMICFSVYLAYLWKISENRILLVILFTSALLLNIAWNPLFFHYRETLWALLVISLLTLLIGFYFIYYIKVLHYYSILILPYLIWMLIATSLNAYIYLNN, from the coding sequence ATGCTTTATAAAATACTACTCTTTCTTATTCTCAATTTTATGGGCTTGGCCATAGGGGCAAAATTTACCGGCTCCGGTGTTTCATCGGATTGGTATCAGGATTTAAATAAGGCTCCCTGGACCCCTCCCGGCTGGGTTTTTGGGGCTGCCTGGACCACCATAATGATATGTTTTTCGGTTTATCTCGCCTATTTATGGAAGATATCGGAAAACAGAATTTTATTGGTAATCCTTTTTACATCTGCCCTGCTGCTAAACATCGCATGGAATCCGCTTTTCTTTCATTATCGTGAAACTTTATGGGCTCTTTTGGTGATCAGCCTCTTGACTTTGTTGATTGGCTTTTACTTTATTTACTATATAAAAGTACTCCATTATTATTCCATTCTAATTCTGCCTTATTTGATATGGATGCTCATTGCTACATCACTGAATGCTTATATTTATCTAAATAATTGA
- a CDS encoding nitrous oxide reductase accessory protein NosL, translating into MKYFYIYLAFMMLCFNSYAQKAIKINKDQCAECNMFIKDLDFVAQAIDENNSIYNFDAIECLVNFLKEIDESGFSKLLVSDYLRSEKMIPAAEAYFLKSKEIASPMGAYISAYSNKSEVIKMQKLKKGEIYTWGELKQLFKDSRFGLLDHPTHHHHKPGSYAPIGIMGDHLHHKGGWMFSFRAMNMNMCGNLTGSTEIADMNVFRNYMLAPQQMNMRMYMIGAMYAPSDNFTLMIMQNYVENSMDLNNMTGMSFSTESKGFGDLNVSALYGLMSKKNSSFHLNIGVNIPTGEIQNRYSTPMTENMKLPYPMQLGSGTFDYSLGGTYKGSVKHWTWGIQPMAIVRTSKNTEKYRLGNQLNLNTWMSYDIFQWMSLSSRVLGTKSGEILGSDKELMTMMAPPANNENSGKSQVKSYLGCNFSFGEKAYWRNFKIGLEYGIPLYQEVNGIQMNEKASFIAGMRYSI; encoded by the coding sequence ATGAAATACTTTTATATCTACCTGGCATTTATGATGCTTTGCTTCAATAGCTATGCTCAAAAAGCCATAAAGATTAACAAAGATCAATGTGCTGAGTGCAATATGTTTATTAAAGATCTTGATTTTGTAGCTCAGGCAATAGATGAAAATAATAGCATTTACAATTTCGATGCCATAGAATGCCTTGTGAATTTCCTTAAGGAAATTGATGAATCGGGATTTAGTAAATTGTTGGTATCAGATTATCTGCGGTCGGAAAAAATGATTCCCGCTGCTGAGGCGTACTTTTTGAAGAGTAAGGAAATCGCCAGTCCCATGGGAGCTTATATTTCAGCCTACTCTAATAAATCAGAAGTCATTAAAATGCAAAAACTTAAAAAAGGTGAAATATATACCTGGGGAGAGCTGAAACAGTTATTTAAAGATTCCCGTTTCGGTTTGCTTGACCATCCGACACATCATCATCACAAACCCGGCTCTTATGCACCAATTGGAATTATGGGTGATCACCTTCATCACAAAGGGGGATGGATGTTCAGTTTTAGGGCCATGAATATGAATATGTGTGGAAATTTAACTGGTAGCACAGAAATAGCTGATATGAACGTTTTCAGAAATTATATGCTTGCACCACAGCAAATGAATATGCGCATGTATATGATTGGTGCAATGTATGCTCCGAGCGACAATTTTACGCTGATGATAATGCAGAACTATGTGGAAAATAGTATGGATCTCAACAATATGACGGGCATGTCTTTTTCCACGGAGAGTAAAGGTTTTGGAGATCTTAATGTAAGTGCGCTCTATGGATTGATGTCAAAGAAAAACAGCTCTTTCCATCTTAATATCGGCGTAAATATCCCTACGGGAGAAATACAAAATAGATATTCAACTCCAATGACCGAGAATATGAAATTGCCATACCCTATGCAATTGGGAAGTGGCACTTTTGATTACTCATTGGGAGGAACATACAAAGGTTCCGTGAAGCATTGGACATGGGGCATTCAGCCAATGGCCATAGTGAGAACTTCAAAAAACACTGAAAAATACCGATTGGGTAATCAACTGAATTTGAATACTTGGATGAGTTATGATATATTTCAATGGATGAGTTTGTCAAGTAGAGTATTGGGAACTAAAAGTGGAGAAATTCTGGGTTCTGACAAGGAATTAATGACTATGATGGCGCCTCCGGCAAATAATGAAAATAGCGGCAAAAGTCAAGTAAAATCCTATTTGGGCTGTAATTTTTCATTTGGTGAAAAGGCCTATTGGAGAAATTTCAAAATAGGTTTGGAATACGGAATACCTTTATACCAGGAAGTGAATGGAATTCAAATGAATGAAAAGGCCAGTTTTATTGCAGGAATGAGATATTCAATTTAA
- the hemH gene encoding ferrochelatase yields MTKKGILLVNLGSPDSPEVPDVKRYLDEFLMDERVIDVPYWLRALIVKGIILNFRPKKSAHAYKSIWTNEGSPLIVISKKLKEKVQNEVTIPVALGMRYGNPSIESAIDELMAIQGMEEILLVPLYPHYAMSSYETVVVKAEEVIAEKYPRLKIQVKGPFYDQEDYILALAQSMYPNIAGKEFDHLLFSYHGLPVRHLRKSDPTGSHCAKAENCCHVDSEAHKTCYKHQVIRTTELIAEYFNIPLAKYSFAFQSRLGSDKWIEPYTEPTVEHLAKTGVKKLAVVCPAFVSDCLETIEEIGMGVKETFLENGGEEFTLIPCMNDHETWVKVLAGWIKDFEKENALSVSN; encoded by the coding sequence ATGACAAAGAAAGGAATATTACTCGTAAATCTTGGCTCACCCGATTCACCCGAAGTACCCGATGTAAAACGCTATCTGGATGAATTTTTAATGGATGAAAGAGTAATTGATGTGCCTTATTGGTTGAGAGCGCTCATCGTAAAAGGCATTATTCTCAATTTCCGCCCCAAGAAATCTGCCCATGCTTATAAGTCCATTTGGACAAATGAAGGTTCGCCATTGATTGTAATTTCGAAGAAACTAAAAGAAAAAGTTCAAAATGAAGTTACTATTCCTGTAGCTCTGGGCATGCGATATGGAAATCCGTCGATTGAATCTGCAATTGATGAATTAATGGCCATCCAAGGCATGGAGGAAATCTTATTGGTTCCACTTTACCCTCATTATGCTATGTCGAGTTATGAGACGGTAGTAGTAAAAGCAGAAGAAGTTATTGCTGAGAAATATCCTCGCTTGAAAATACAGGTAAAAGGGCCTTTCTACGATCAGGAAGACTATATCCTTGCCTTAGCGCAAAGCATGTATCCGAACATTGCGGGAAAGGAATTTGATCATCTTTTATTTAGCTATCACGGATTGCCGGTAAGACATTTGAGGAAGAGCGACCCAACGGGTTCTCACTGCGCCAAAGCAGAAAATTGTTGTCATGTTGATTCTGAAGCACATAAAACATGTTATAAGCATCAGGTGATTCGAACGACGGAATTAATTGCGGAGTATTTCAATATACCATTGGCTAAATATTCTTTTGCCTTCCAATCTCGATTAGGGAGTGATAAATGGATAGAGCCCTATACCGAACCTACCGTTGAGCATTTAGCAAAAACAGGGGTGAAAAAACTGGCTGTAGTTTGTCCGGCGTTTGTTTCGGATTGTCTGGAAACTATCGAAGAAATCGGGATGGGCGTAAAGGAAACCTTTTTAGAAAATGGAGGAGAGGAGTTCACCTTGATACCATGTATGAACGATCACGAAACCTGGGTAAAAGTGTTGGCAGGATGGATCAAGGACTTTGAAAAAGAAAATGCCCTTTCTGTATCTAATTAA
- a CDS encoding fasciclin domain-containing protein, whose amino-acid sequence MKMRFYYSFIMFVLLALIWSCAPEKEAETSSDSSSIPDSHPMGQASVVDDVSDPNILQVAISSEPHSTLVAAVQAAQIEHVLVNAGPLTVFAPVNGAFDALPEGTVENLLKPENKGDLATILTRHAAPGSYDIDALKREADKGRKLYMATGDYLEVIVDGEDVIVGGAKIVGTVPASNGIIHVIENVILP is encoded by the coding sequence ATGAAAATGAGATTTTATTATTCTTTTATCATGTTCGTGCTTCTAGCACTGATATGGTCATGCGCTCCGGAAAAAGAGGCCGAAACTTCTTCGGATTCTTCTTCAATACCAGATAGTCATCCTATGGGGCAGGCCTCCGTTGTAGATGATGTGTCTGATCCGAATATTTTGCAGGTAGCAATTTCATCAGAACCTCATAGCACTTTAGTTGCTGCAGTTCAGGCTGCTCAAATAGAACACGTATTGGTTAATGCAGGGCCACTTACTGTATTTGCTCCTGTAAACGGAGCTTTTGATGCATTGCCCGAGGGAACAGTTGAAAATCTGCTCAAGCCTGAAAACAAAGGGGACCTTGCAACAATCCTGACCCGCCATGCAGCTCCCGGATCCTATGATATCGATGCACTCAAAAGAGAAGCCGATAAAGGCAGAAAATTATACATGGCTACCGGCGATTACCTTGAAGTAATAGTGGATGGCGAAGATGTAATTGTAGGAGGAGCCAAAATAGTTGGAACAGTTCCGGCATCAAATGGAATAATCCATGTAATAGAAAACGTGATCTTACCTTAA
- the ric gene encoding iron-sulfur cluster repair di-iron protein encodes MENIARQKVGDIVASNFRTSKVLTAHNIDFCCGGGISLQDACLKKNQNLATVIAELEEVFQTENDKNWKDFELDKLIDSIVQKHHAYILGTIPALRIYLDKLCNVHGERHNELFEIRSLFEEGSIALLQHMEKEEKILFPYIKAMVSSERDGFPLSKPHFEHIENPIQIMEAEHATEGLRFAKIAQLTNNYSCPPDACQTYKVTYALLQEFEEDLHIHIHLENNVLFPASRRMFNKQVVGN; translated from the coding sequence ATGGAAAATATAGCAAGACAAAAAGTAGGAGACATTGTTGCTTCCAATTTTAGAACTTCAAAAGTTCTGACAGCTCATAACATAGATTTTTGCTGTGGCGGCGGTATAAGCCTTCAGGATGCCTGCCTGAAAAAAAATCAGAATCTGGCCACGGTTATTGCCGAACTTGAAGAGGTTTTTCAAACCGAAAATGATAAAAATTGGAAGGATTTCGAACTGGATAAATTAATCGATAGCATTGTTCAAAAACATCATGCCTATATCCTGGGCACAATACCGGCACTTCGAATTTATTTGGATAAGCTATGCAATGTGCATGGAGAACGACACAATGAGTTGTTCGAAATTCGATCATTATTTGAAGAAGGCAGCATTGCATTGCTGCAACATATGGAGAAGGAAGAAAAAATACTCTTTCCCTATATCAAGGCAATGGTCTCTTCTGAGCGCGATGGATTTCCATTATCAAAACCTCATTTTGAACACATTGAAAATCCTATTCAAATTATGGAGGCTGAGCACGCAACAGAAGGATTAAGATTTGCGAAAATTGCTCAACTGACAAACAACTACAGCTGTCCACCGGATGCCTGTCAAACATACAAGGTAACATACGCTCTTCTTCAGGAATTTGAAGAAGATCTTCATATACATATACATCTGGAAAACAATGTTTTGTTTCCGGCTTCGCGAAGGATGTTTAACAAACAGGTTGTAGGAAACTGA
- the nosZ gene encoding Sec-dependent nitrous-oxide reductase has protein sequence MKIRILLINCFFIAALAFMVSCGQAGEKNGNGALGTSIAEKVYVAPGERDEQYGFLSGGYSGNLTVYGLPSGRLFKEIPVFSQFPTSGYGYSEETKPMLNTSFGFIPWDDLHHPDISQTNGELDGRWIFANGNNTPRIARISLSTFETEEIIEVPNSAGNHSSSFITENTEYVVAGTRFSVPVPQKDMPIKEYKSNFKGALTFIAVEPEHGHMDIKFQLLMPGFNYDLSHPGRGKSHGWFFFSTYNTEEASTLLEVNASQNDKDFIAAVNWKKIEEFVNNGGGTKMPANYAHNVYDESTHTAKSTMKTEVLTVNPSDVPGAIYFLPTPKSPHGCDVDPSGQYIIGAGKLSANITVHSFDKMLAAIEAEKFDGDAYGIPIINYDDVLAGSVQSGGLGPLHTEFDGRGNAYTTFFISSEVVKWKLGTWEVVDRKPTYYSVGHLMIPGGNSRKPHGKYLVAMNKITKDRYLPTGPEMEHSAQIYDISGEKMELLYDFPTHGEPHYAAGCNAELLVENSKKIYRIDENNHPYGIKSPADARVERDGNEVHIYMSTIRSHFTPDNIEGIKVGDKVYFHITNHEQDFDVPHGFSMIGQGTSEILIMPGQTKTSLWEPKRVGVWPFYCTDFCSALHQEMQGYVRVSPAGSNIELAWSLDE, from the coding sequence ATGAAAATTAGAATATTATTAATCAATTGTTTTTTCATCGCTGCTCTGGCCTTCATGGTTTCATGTGGACAGGCGGGTGAGAAAAATGGAAATGGGGCCTTAGGAACAAGCATTGCCGAGAAGGTATATGTAGCCCCTGGCGAAAGAGACGAACAATATGGCTTTTTATCCGGTGGTTACAGTGGTAATCTTACCGTTTATGGATTGCCATCCGGAAGACTATTTAAGGAAATTCCTGTGTTCTCACAGTTTCCTACTTCCGGTTATGGTTATTCCGAAGAAACAAAGCCAATGTTAAACACATCGTTTGGATTTATTCCCTGGGATGATTTGCATCACCCGGATATATCGCAAACCAATGGCGAGCTTGATGGCAGATGGATATTTGCCAATGGCAATAACACACCAAGGATCGCCAGAATTAGCTTAAGCACCTTTGAAACTGAGGAAATTATCGAAGTTCCAAACAGCGCCGGTAATCACAGTAGTTCATTCATAACAGAGAACACGGAGTACGTGGTTGCCGGAACGCGGTTCTCGGTACCCGTTCCTCAGAAAGATATGCCAATAAAGGAGTACAAGTCTAATTTCAAAGGTGCCTTAACTTTTATTGCCGTTGAGCCCGAACATGGGCATATGGATATTAAATTCCAGTTGTTAATGCCTGGATTTAACTATGACCTTTCCCACCCCGGAAGAGGTAAGTCGCACGGATGGTTTTTCTTCTCTACCTACAATACAGAGGAAGCGAGTACACTTCTTGAAGTCAATGCATCACAGAATGACAAGGACTTCATCGCTGCAGTTAATTGGAAAAAGATCGAAGAGTTTGTAAATAATGGTGGCGGTACGAAAATGCCAGCCAATTATGCGCATAACGTATATGATGAATCCACACATACTGCAAAATCAACTATGAAGACTGAGGTACTCACCGTAAATCCATCGGATGTACCCGGAGCTATTTACTTCCTGCCTACACCAAAATCACCACATGGTTGTGATGTGGATCCAAGCGGACAATATATCATTGGTGCAGGTAAACTTTCTGCAAACATTACCGTCCATTCATTTGACAAAATGTTGGCGGCCATTGAAGCGGAGAAATTTGACGGCGATGCCTATGGAATTCCTATCATCAACTACGATGATGTATTGGCAGGTAGCGTGCAAAGCGGAGGATTAGGTCCATTGCATACCGAATTTGACGGAAGAGGCAATGCCTATACCACATTCTTTATCTCATCAGAAGTAGTGAAGTGGAAACTTGGAACCTGGGAGGTAGTGGATAGAAAACCTACTTATTACTCTGTTGGTCACTTGATGATCCCAGGTGGTAACTCAAGAAAGCCACATGGCAAATATCTTGTGGCTATGAACAAGATCACAAAGGACCGATACTTACCTACTGGTCCTGAAATGGAACACTCAGCGCAGATCTATGACATTTCAGGTGAGAAAATGGAATTGCTTTATGATTTCCCGACTCACGGAGAGCCTCACTATGCGGCAGGATGTAATGCCGAATTATTGGTTGAAAATTCGAAAAAAATCTATCGAATAGATGAGAATAATCACCCATATGGTATTAAATCGCCTGCTGATGCCCGTGTAGAAAGAGATGGCAATGAAGTTCATATCTATATGTCAACCATAAGGAGTCATTTTACCCCTGACAATATAGAAGGTATTAAAGTAGGTGATAAGGTGTATTTCCATATCACCAATCATGAGCAGGACTTCGACGTACCTCACGGCTTCTCAATGATAGGACAGGGAACTTCAGAAATTTTAATCATGCCCGGCCAAACCAAAACTTCACTTTGGGAACCAAAACGAGTTGGAGTATGGCCATTCTATTGTACAGATTTCTGTTCGGCACTTCACCAGGAAATGCAAGGTTACGTCCGTGTTTCTCCGGCAGGCTCAAATATTGAGTTGGCCTGGTCACTGGATGAGTAA
- a CDS encoding Rrf2 family transcriptional regulator, translated as MFSKACEYALKIMIYLCSVKEEQKLSGLKDVAQAIDSPSAFTAKILQKLVRAQLLESLRGPSGGFKVVARQISLLEVVKAIDGDRLVSACVLGLKECSSQYPCPVHDKFVAVRDHLSGVLSTTNLKDVKGGVIMGNRFLKI; from the coding sequence ATGTTTTCAAAGGCCTGTGAATATGCGCTAAAAATTATGATTTACCTCTGTTCGGTAAAGGAGGAGCAAAAGCTTTCAGGATTAAAAGATGTGGCTCAGGCTATAGATTCACCAAGTGCCTTTACAGCCAAAATTTTGCAAAAGCTGGTAAGAGCACAGCTATTGGAATCTCTGAGAGGACCAAGTGGTGGGTTCAAAGTTGTTGCAAGACAAATTTCTCTATTGGAAGTCGTCAAAGCGATTGATGGAGATCGACTTGTGAGCGCTTGCGTATTGGGATTAAAAGAATGCAGTAGTCAGTACCCCTGCCCCGTACATGATAAATTCGTGGCAGTAAGGGATCATCTTAGTGGTGTACTATCCACTACCAATCTCAAAGATGTAAAAGGAGGGGTGATCATGGGCAACCGTTTTTTAAAGATTTAA
- a CDS encoding PaaI family thioesterase, with translation MKNAHFKKLEKMYLNANINSEFFESTEIEISDKSARISIDVLPKYFHALGGIHGSVYFKLLDDAAFFAVNSIITDVFVLTSSFNIQFLRPVSSGKITAHGKVRFVSGKTMMAEAVLLNEEGKAVAFGNGNFVRSKVHLGPEIGYA, from the coding sequence ATGAAGAATGCACATTTTAAGAAGCTGGAAAAAATGTATCTCAATGCCAATATTAATTCAGAGTTCTTCGAATCTACTGAAATCGAGATCTCGGATAAATCGGCCAGGATAAGCATTGATGTTTTGCCCAAATATTTTCATGCCCTCGGTGGAATTCACGGATCGGTCTATTTCAAATTGCTCGATGATGCTGCTTTTTTTGCCGTCAATTCAATTATTACAGATGTATTTGTACTTACCAGCTCTTTTAACATACAATTTCTAAGACCAGTGAGCTCCGGAAAAATTACGGCGCATGGAAAAGTCAGGTTTGTTTCGGGAAAAACAATGATGGCAGAAGCCGTATTGCTCAATGAAGAAGGCAAGGCCGTCGCTTTTGGCAATGGCAATTTTGTAAGAAGCAAGGTCCATCTTGGACCGGAAATTGGGTATGCCTGA